In one window of Haloimpatiens sp. FM7315 DNA:
- a CDS encoding sensor histidine kinase translates to MKRKRINYYILFFLIFIAVMIYIDFSFEGILGEYFEKQILFNREKVNFLGMEHTKGVFYWPKLKDILIRLTVICIVLLEVITYFTAQRARKDEEKRLINKIETRIDLLAKGEIPEKDEKLKLIDSKIRDVIHEKDIIKKEALVEINKKNDLVTYLAHDLKTPLASIIGYLSILDESKVPEDIRKDYIKKLLKKSYRLEDLTNQFFDITRFNLQEIPLNKTSLDAVFFLEQLTEELYPLLKKKNLKFDIEVPKDMKIYVDGVLFARVLNNLLKNAIAYSNKDSVIKIRGKAEDSITELFIENDGDVISDEELKLIFQKFYRRDKSRSQSAGAGLGLAIAKQIVEKHKGSIKASSKEGHTMFIITLPNS, encoded by the coding sequence TTGAAGCGTAAAAGAATAAATTATTATATTTTGTTTTTTTTAATATTTATTGCAGTTATGATATATATTGATTTTAGTTTTGAAGGGATTTTAGGAGAGTATTTTGAAAAGCAAATACTATTTAATAGAGAAAAAGTAAACTTTTTAGGAATGGAACATACAAAGGGAGTTTTTTATTGGCCCAAACTTAAAGATATATTGATTAGACTAACTGTTATCTGCATTGTGCTTTTAGAGGTTATTACTTATTTTACAGCACAACGTGCAAGAAAGGATGAAGAAAAACGGCTTATAAATAAGATAGAAACAAGGATAGATTTGCTAGCTAAAGGAGAAATACCGGAGAAAGATGAAAAATTAAAGCTTATTGATTCAAAGATTAGGGATGTTATTCATGAAAAAGATATAATAAAGAAAGAGGCATTGGTAGAGATAAATAAGAAAAATGACCTTGTAACATATTTAGCACATGACTTAAAAACACCATTAGCAAGTATAATAGGATATCTTTCAATTTTGGATGAATCAAAAGTGCCAGAGGATATTCGTAAAGATTATATAAAAAAGCTTCTGAAAAAATCCTACAGGCTGGAAGATTTGACAAATCAGTTTTTTGATATTACAAGGTTTAATCTTCAGGAAATACCTTTGAATAAAACTTCACTTGATGCAGTATTTTTCTTAGAGCAGCTTACTGAAGAATTATATCCTCTGCTTAAAAAGAAGAACTTAAAATTTGACATAGAAGTTCCTAAAGATATGAAGATTTATGTAGATGGAGTGCTGTTTGCAAGGGTATTAAATAATTTACTAAAAAATGCTATAGCATACAGTAATAAAGATTCTGTTATAAAAATAAGAGGAAAAGCTGAAGATAGTATTACAGAGTTATTTATAGAAAATGATGGTGATGTAATAAGTGATGAGGAGCTAAAACTTATATTTCAAAAGTTTTATAGAAGAGATAAATCAAGAAGTCAATCTGCTGGTGCAGGACTTGGTCTTGCCATT
- a CDS encoding response regulator transcription factor has product MEKILLVEDDKDIRDILKVYLEAEAFEIWEAENGKEAFEIIRKRKPDLAILDLMLPDINGLSICKRIREKYNYPIIMLTAKSQDQDKIIGLTYGADDYITKPFNPLEVIARIKAQLRRYKQYGEDTKDQDIIYYKGLILDIKSRNVSLNGGELKLTPTEFSILKILLLNKGQVVNGEKLFHLLREDEYYSKSTNTITVHIRNLREKMGDSFEHPEYIKTVWGVGYIIEA; this is encoded by the coding sequence ATGGAAAAGATTTTACTTGTAGAAGATGATAAAGATATTCGTGACATATTAAAAGTATATTTAGAAGCTGAAGCTTTTGAAATATGGGAAGCTGAAAATGGAAAAGAAGCTTTTGAAATTATTAGGAAGAGAAAGCCTGATTTAGCTATTTTAGATTTGATGCTTCCTGATATAAATGGATTAAGTATTTGTAAAAGAATAAGAGAAAAATACAATTATCCTATAATAATGCTTACTGCAAAATCTCAAGATCAAGACAAGATAATAGGACTTACTTATGGCGCAGATGATTATATAACAAAGCCTTTTAACCCCTTAGAAGTTATTGCAAGAATTAAGGCTCAGCTTAGAAGATACAAGCAGTATGGAGAAGATACCAAAGATCAGGATATCATATATTATAAAGGACTGATTTTAGATATAAAGAGCAGAAATGTAAGTTTAAATGGGGGAGAATTGAAATTAACACCTACAGAGTTTAGTATTTTAAAGATATTGTTATTAAATAAAGGACAAGTTGTAAATGGAGAAAAGTTATTTCATCTTTTAAGAGAAGATGAGTATTATTCAAAATCCACAAATACAATAACAGTTCATATTCGAAATTTAAGGGAAAAGATGGGAGATTCTTTTGAACATCCTGAATACATAAAAACTGTGTGGGGGGTAGGTTACATAATTGAAGCGTAA
- a CDS encoding ABC transporter transmembrane domain-containing protein, whose protein sequence is MKNNYLMKLLKPLLPKYIIAIFIGLLLNVFIIGSTFISKYLLDNILPSKDMSLLVIFVLSYIIFYVLKNIISFLKEFLFSKYAYKILYDIRDNIFSSIIMKFEFTSFSSQKQGYIITLFRDWINSISWFLSNILLNTITECILLVIGVIILAETNLKMFFITMIILPLYGLLYLFFNSKIRKTRMKMMDKDAEVTQNLKESLDSIKEIRILNTENIFIKKYNLIQGDFGKFGLNYSIISSIYDSLANIISILGHIIVLYYGTIEVFNGTMSIGTLIALNSLVSLLYSPVERIINFNRLLQVFKIEFGKLDKFMKDNLCNINPKSNTNYLSHYNCDKENKNILLRLDKVSFKYEELQILKNIDLIIKKHYTYAVVGENGCGKSTLINIITGLLVPNSGNVFINDMNIHEDLCKFRAQIGYVPQDTFLLNDSIINNITFGRRNNSKYSIEGLLNICNIDDILEKNSFDLNTTIGEKGNKLSGGQKQKSLYVEHYILIQNYLLLMKVLVTLIQIQKIELLKILKKLFLKYQYY, encoded by the coding sequence ATGAAAAACAATTATTTAATGAAATTATTAAAACCATTACTACCAAAATATATTATTGCCATTTTTATAGGGTTACTACTTAATGTTTTTATAATAGGATCAACATTTATATCAAAGTATCTTTTAGATAATATATTACCATCAAAAGATATGTCCTTATTAGTAATATTCGTATTGAGTTATATTATTTTTTATGTATTAAAAAATATAATCTCATTTTTAAAAGAATTTTTATTTTCAAAATATGCATATAAAATTCTTTATGATATAAGAGATAACATATTTTCATCTATTATTATGAAATTTGAGTTTACTTCTTTTTCATCACAAAAGCAGGGATATATTATAACTCTATTTAGAGATTGGATAAATTCTATTAGTTGGTTTTTATCTAACATACTTTTAAATACAATTACAGAATGCATTTTACTTGTAATAGGTGTAATAATTTTAGCTGAAACAAATTTAAAAATGTTCTTTATTACCATGATAATTTTACCACTTTATGGTCTTCTTTATCTTTTCTTTAACTCTAAAATAAGAAAAACTAGAATGAAAATGATGGATAAAGATGCTGAAGTTACACAAAATCTCAAAGAATCTTTAGATAGTATTAAAGAGATACGAATTCTTAATACAGAAAATATATTTATAAAAAAATACAACCTTATTCAGGGTGATTTTGGCAAATTTGGTCTTAACTATTCAATTATCTCTTCGATCTATGATAGTTTAGCAAATATTATAAGTATTTTAGGTCATATTATAGTACTATATTATGGAACAATAGAAGTCTTTAACGGTACCATGTCAATAGGAACACTAATTGCTCTAAATTCACTTGTTTCATTATTATATAGTCCAGTAGAAAGAATTATTAATTTTAATAGATTACTACAAGTATTTAAAATTGAATTTGGCAAACTTGATAAATTTATGAAAGATAATCTATGTAATATTAATCCAAAATCAAATACTAATTATTTATCTCATTATAATTGTGATAAGGAAAATAAAAATATCCTCTTAAGGTTAGACAAAGTATCTTTCAAATATGAAGAGTTACAAATACTAAAAAACATAGATTTAATCATAAAAAAACATTACACATACGCAGTTGTTGGTGAAAATGGTTGTGGAAAATCAACATTAATTAATATAATAACAGGCTTATTAGTCCCTAATAGTGGAAATGTATTTATTAACGATATGAATATTCATGAAGACCTATGTAAATTTAGAGCACAAATAGGTTATGTTCCACAAGATACATTTTTATTAAATGATTCTATCATAAATAACATTACATTTGGAAGAAGAAACAATTCAAAATACAGTATAGAAGGATTATTAAATATATGCAATATAGATGATATTCTGGAGAAAAATTCATTTGATTTAAACACAACTATTGGTGAAAAAGGTAATAAACTATCTGGAGGGCAAAAGCAAAAATCGCTTTATGTAGAGCATTATATACTAATCCAAAATTACTTATTATTGATGAAGGTACTTGTAACACTGATTCAGATTCAGAAAATAGAATTATTGAAAATATTAAAAAAGCTTTTCCTGAAATATCAATACTATTAG